A single region of the Lotus japonicus ecotype B-129 chromosome 4, LjGifu_v1.2 genome encodes:
- the LOC130714709 gene encoding thioredoxin O1, mitochondrial isoform X1 — MSRNLILRSFALRHAIRNAVRPFLNRTHLPSSLSNSKTTSLFAATIASTLLPPFHHSRSLCSAPANPGVVLVNSEEEFNRILTKIQDNSLHAIIYFTAVWCGPCKFISPIVGELSKKYPHVTTYKIDIDQEALRGTLTKLQISSVPTLHFFLNGKKADELVGADVAKLNRITEKLFKKD; from the exons atgtccAGAAACTTGATCCTCCGATCCTTCGCTCTCCGCCATGCAATAAGGAACGCCGTTCGCCCATTCCTGAACCGCACCCACCTTCCTTCTTCACTTTCCAATTCCAAAACAACCTCCCTCTTCGCCGCCACCATCGCCTCCACTCTCCTCCCTCCCTTCCACCACTCCCGTTCCCTTTGCTCCGCCCCAG CTAATCCCGGTGTTGTACTCGTTAATTCAGAGGAAGAGTTCAATAGAATCCTCACCAAAATTCAAG ATAACTCGTTGCACGCGATCATCTATTTCACTGCAGTTTGGTGTGGACCTT GCAAGTTTATTTCTCCTATAGTTGGGGAGCTCAGTAAGAAGTACCCTCATGTAACAACATATAAGATTGACATTGATCAG GAAGCACTTCGTGGCACATTGACAAAGTTGCAGATTTCGTCTGTG CCAACACTACATTTCTTTCTGAACGGGAAAAAGGCTGATGAGCTTGTAGGCGCTGATGTTGCAAAACTGAACCGTATTACAGAGAAACTCTTCAA GAAGGACTGA
- the LOC130714709 gene encoding thioredoxin O1, mitochondrial isoform X2, giving the protein MSRNLILRSFALRHAIRNAVRPFLNRTHLPSSLSNSKTTSLFAATIASTLLPPFHHSRSLCSAPANPGVVLVNSEEEFNRILTKIQGKFISPIVGELSKKYPHVTTYKIDIDQEALRGTLTKLQISSVPTLHFFLNGKKADELVGADVAKLNRITEKLFKKD; this is encoded by the exons atgtccAGAAACTTGATCCTCCGATCCTTCGCTCTCCGCCATGCAATAAGGAACGCCGTTCGCCCATTCCTGAACCGCACCCACCTTCCTTCTTCACTTTCCAATTCCAAAACAACCTCCCTCTTCGCCGCCACCATCGCCTCCACTCTCCTCCCTCCCTTCCACCACTCCCGTTCCCTTTGCTCCGCCCCAG CTAATCCCGGTGTTGTACTCGTTAATTCAGAGGAAGAGTTCAATAGAATCCTCACCAAAATTCAAG GCAAGTTTATTTCTCCTATAGTTGGGGAGCTCAGTAAGAAGTACCCTCATGTAACAACATATAAGATTGACATTGATCAG GAAGCACTTCGTGGCACATTGACAAAGTTGCAGATTTCGTCTGTG CCAACACTACATTTCTTTCTGAACGGGAAAAAGGCTGATGAGCTTGTAGGCGCTGATGTTGCAAAACTGAACCGTATTACAGAGAAACTCTTCAA GAAGGACTGA
- the LOC130714666 gene encoding 60S ribosomal protein L35a-1, with protein MVQGRKGERVRLYVRGTILGYKRSKSNQYPNTSLVQIEGVNTKEEVAWYAGKRLAYIYKAKVKKNGTHYRCIWGKVTRPHGNSGVVRTKFKSNLPPRSMGARVRVFMYPSNI; from the exons ATGGTGCAGGGTCGCAAAGGAGAGCGCGTCAG ACTCTATGTGAGGGGCACAATCCTGGGATACAAAAG GTCCAAATCAAACCAGTACCCAAACACTTCTCTGGTCCAAATTGAGGGAGTGAACACTAAGGAGGAGGTAGCATGGTATGCTGGAAAGAGATTGGCCTATATCTACAAGGCCAAGGTGAAGAAGAATGGAACCCACTACCGCTGCATATGGGGCAAGGTTACAAGGCCCCACGGTAACAGTGGTGTTGTTCGCACAAAATTCAAGTCAAACCTTCCTCCTAGATCAATG GGAGCACGGGTAAGAGTTTTCATGTATCCAAGCAACATATGA